The genomic stretch TATTGTCATTAACGTGGTGATTCACTACCCCGCAGACAAAGCGCGGGCCAGCGAAGACATCAACGACGCGCTGAACTATCGCACCATCACCAAAAATATCATCCAGTACGTGGAAAATAACCGCTTCTCTCTGCTGGAAAAATTAACTCAGGATGTGCTCGATATCGCACGCGAACATCACTGGGTCACTTATGCTGAAGTTGAGATCGATAAACTTCACGCCCTGCGCTACGCCGATTCCGTCTCCATGACGCTAAGCTGGCGACGCCAGGCGTAACCCTGGAGGTTGTATGAAGATTTTGCTGACCGGCGGCACGGGCCTGATTGGTCGTCACCTCATTGCGCGTCTGCAGGCCCTGCATCACGACATTACCGTGGTCACGCGCAGCCCGGAGAAAGCGCGCCAGGTGCTGGGGGCGGGTGTCGATATCTGGAAAAATCTTGCCGAGCAGCAAAATCTGGACGGCTTCGACGCCGTCATTAACCTCGCGGGTGAACCCATCGCCGATAAGCGCTGGACGGAAGAGCAAAAACAGCTGTTATGCAGCAGCCGGTGGAACATTACCGAAAAGCTGGTCGAGCTGATCCGCAATAGCCACACGCCGCCTTCGGTACTGATTTCAGGTTCAGCGGTAGGCTATTACGGCGATCTCGGCGAGGTGGTAGTGACCGAGGAAGAGCCGCCGCATAATGAGTTTACCCATAAGCTCTGCGCCCAGTGGGAGCGTATCGCCTGCGCGGCGCAGAGCGATCGCACCCGCGTCTGCCTGTTGCGGACCGGCGTCGTGCTTGCGCCGAAAGGCGGCATTCTGGCGAAGATGCTTCCCCCTTTCCGGCTCGGGCTCGGCGGCCCCATCGGCAATGGTCGTCAGTACCTGGCGTGGATCCATATCGACGATATGGTCAACGGGATTCTCTGGCTGCTGGATAACGATCTGCGCGGGCCGTTTAACATGGTAGCTCCCTATCCGGTGCGTAACGAACAGTTTGCCCACGCGCTGGGGCATGCCCTGCACCGCCCGGCGATATTACGCGTGCCTGCCACGGTGATTCGCCTGATGATGGGTGAAGCGTCTGTGCTGGTATTAGGCGGACAGCGAGCGCTGCCAAAACGGCTGGAAGCGGCCGGCTTTGCGTTCCGCTGGTATGAATTAGAAGAGGCGCTGGGGGATGTGGTGACAACAAAATAATCAGGGCTGAGGATAAATCAGCCCATTCATTCCCTAAATTAGACCTAAACGCCTCCAACATTCTTTATATTTCTCAACAAAAATTTTCTTTGGCAAATTTCTGTTGCAGACGTTTTTATAATATTCATATATAACGTCTAACTCCTCATTCAAGTTATTTTTATCTCTCAACACGACCAGCATATCATCTGACCATAGATTATATGATTTTGCTGTAAAAACATTGCTAGGTAACAAACTATGCTTGAGTGAAATTTGTTTAAATTTTTTATCGAAGCATGGAACAACCCATCTCCCTGGATTTTGCCTCATTAATGGCAACATATCCTCAATAATCTTAATATCAATATTCGTATTTTGTTCACCATCAGGGAAGAAATTAATCTCATGAATACCAATTTTGAAGTTTCTAATACCAACCTTCTCTTCTCTTAAAAATGAAACATTAAATGATATCTTTTCTCTTTTAATTATATCACCGAGGCATTCAAAAACAAAATCATCGACAGTGAGATAGTTAATATTTTTAATGTTTGACTTGGTGTCAGAAATTAAAAGACTCTTCCCATCAAACAAATAACTAGAAATGAGTTGCTCATTTAGAATAAAGTTTTTCCAAATACCATTGATGGAATTATTATATTTTGCATAGAATAAGAAATCAGTTTCTTCTGGAGAAGGTGAGCTTTTTCTTATTTCAGAAAGATTTTTTTCAATTAACTTATCATATAGTTCATTCAGATTCTGTATTCTATCCGTTCTTCCTTTGGTTCTATCTATTGTAAGCCAATATCCTGCATTTTCAGAAAAAATATTAATTTCCCCTGAGATACCTTTATAGGGTGTTTTTAAATCAAAAGGAACACCCTTGAACAAAAAATCAGGTGGGGTATTATCATTAAGCTGAACATACAAATCGTAGTCAACTTCGATATCATAATCGCTTTCCCAACGTTTAAAATTTCTACTTGAGATAGCATTAATATACTCGCCATTAAATTCTATCATTGCTTTTGATGTTCTAAACTCATCCGTTACAAGTGATTTGAATAGTGCTGACATAGCTTGACCCTTATCATCCATAAAAGGATCAAATGATATTTCATTTCCATTTTTATCCACACCAATTTTCAACGGTGCATCAGGCACATCAAAAAAGGATGTGATTTTTGTACCTGCAAATCTTGCATCTTCAATCTTACGAATTTCAAAAGAAAAGTCTTTTCCTTTTGTATTATTAACTATCATTTCGTAGCATGGTGAATTTATCTTTTTAGTTTTTATAATCACTTTATTGCAAAACTTAAAAGCAGCTTGGAGGCCAATTCCAAAATAACCACTAGGACGAGCCCATGCAGGCATAGTATTAAGTAAATTACTTCTAAATGCGCTTGTAACAGAGCCAACCTCCAAGATCTTCTGAAAATCTAAAAGATCCATTCCAGTTCCATGATCTTTAATTTCTAATTTATAATGCGCATCATTAATATCCAAGATTTCTCTTTCATTATCATTTAGTTGGGTAAATGTCAGTGAAACAGGATGTGCTTGCAATTCACTATTAAATACCCCCCTTAGAATTTGATGATCAACATGAATATTAATGCTTTCGTTATAAAGAATATCTTCCCATATTTTATAATAAGTCGCATCAATTGCATTCTGTACCAACTCTCTTATAAATGGATACTTCTCACTATAAATTTGTGAACCTGTCAGATATTCATAGACTCTTTTAGTGTCCAAACTAAGTCTTGGTACCTTTCCTTTTAGAGCAATCAGACCATCAATTCTACAATCTATTTTTTCAATTGTAGGAAGTGGCCTATAATTGCTATTTGGAACTATTTTATTCCAAATGCTTTTTTGATATGAGAATTCATCACGTATATACTCAAACCAAGATTGCTGAGCCTGGAAATCACCATAACCAGAGCAAACAGCCTCAATTTCGATAATATCACTATCAATATATAAATGTTTTATAGATGCATGTTTCTTTTGATGATCATGTGAAGAACAAGGAACATCACCTATATTAGAAAGAAGAGTGGGACAAAAGCGCCCATCATCTATATCAAGTAAGTCACCAATTCTAAGCAAAGCAGCAATATAACGCGGATGTGCATAATCTCCAGCATCCATACCGTCGTTACTTTTAGGTAAAGTCAAGATTTCCTCTCTACTCTCCCCATGACATCTAACTATGCTCGCGATAAATTCAAAAAGTCGCTTAGGGATTAAAATAGTTCTTGGGGAATCAATCTTGACCTGTGTAGGATCTAGTACAAAAGTTCCTGAACGTTCAGCATGTTTAGTACGAAAATAATCTGCGATAATAAAAGTCAATGAGTTCGACATAAGCAATACTTTATGAATATCGCCATTTTTCTTTTCGTCAATGATGATATTTGCATGTTGAGATAATTCTCCATTTGAACGCGAAAGGTGTTTTAAGTACGATATAAACCCTTCATCCCTTAGGAGAGACTCTTTATCTTTATGCGTAATAAGCATACCGGCATCGTGCCAATAACAAGACTCTAATATTAACCAGCAATCAGTAGCTGATAGATGTTCAATATTTGGCGCTATAACTTTTTCTATCTGTGTAACAATAGTTGATGAATGAGATGCATCATGAAGACTATAATGTGGAAAATCGCGAGAAACAGTATTCAATGCTCGTGATAATAACTTTTTGTCAAACTCCCATTGTGCCCATAGTAGTGAGTAATTAGGGTTTTGCTCCGCAAGTTGCTTGAGTCTTTTTTCAATTTGCATAAACAATCACAGCCTTAAAGTTAGAATTTATAGTTTATTTTTTATAATAGTGAAATATAATTTCAGCCAAATCATCCTCAACAGTATAAAAATAACAGGCCGGTATATTAAGCACCTCCGCCAACTTGCACGCCAGCGCAAAGTCAGGCGTATGAATGCTCTTCTCATACTGGTTCATACGTGCGCTCGCCGTCGCTTCATCAATCCCCGCGAGGATCCCAAGTTTTTGCTGTGATAGTCCGGCCTTCAGTCGAGCCGCTTTTAGTCGATGGGGAAGCATGATGACTCTTCAAAATCTGGAAGTAGAGTCATGATTCTGGTATCACGTTATTGAAATTGTACTAAGTATTACTTAGTATTTATGTCTACAATTTGAACAAAATCATATATAAAGGAAAATGTATGAATAGAGATCAGGACATGCACCCAGCGGATATCATCGCCATGCTCCACAAGCGCAAGCTCTCACTAGCCGCTCTTTCACGCCAGGCGGGTTTGAGTTCTTCTACGCTTGCAAACGCGCTCTCCAGGCCGTGGCCCAAGGGGGAAAAGATCATCGCGGAGGCACTAGAAAAAGATGCGGCGTCGATCTGACCCAGTCGCTACTACGATCAATATGGCAACTATGTTGATCGTTCTAAGTTGATGAGGACCAAACGCTAACCTCCATCACCAAAATCCATTCTGTTCGCCAGTTCCATTCCGGTGTTAAGGTAATAAGCCAAATTCATCGGAATGGCGTAACAATGGCAACGATAACCACTCCCCGGCTTCACCTCACTCCTTTCGAACCCACTGACTGGGCCTTCTTCCGCTCGCTGCGAGAAGATCGCCGCATCATGCGCTACATGGCCGCCATCGCGCCGGAAAAAGAGACCCGCCGCGTGTTTGCTGCACGCCTGATGGCGGAGCATGTCTTTGTGATCCGCTCTCTTGAGGACGATACGCCGCTGGGCGATATTGGCCTGCAAATCAGCCCTGAGAATCGTGAAGAGGCCGATATCGGCTACACGGTTGTGCCTGCCGCGCAGGGGAAAGGTATCGCCAGCGAGGCGCTGCGCGCGGTGTGTGATTACGCGTTTAACCAGACCTGCGTGAAAGCGATTAACGCGTACGTGCTGGCAGATAACGGCGGTTCGGTGCGGGTGCTGGAGAAAGCCGGGTTTGTGCGCACGCAGGTGCTGGAAAAAGCGTATGAGATTGACGGCGTGCGCTATGACGACTGGGTGTATCGGCTGGAGTGCGGTGCGGCTTGATGCCCTCTCCCACAGGGAGAGGGGGAAAGTTAAAACCTACTTCAACGACCCTTTCAGGAACTGCTGCAGGCGCGGGCTTTGCGGGTTCGCCAGCACCTCGTCCGGGTGCCCCTGCTCTTCAATTTTCCCCTGATGCAGGAAGATAACGTGGTTCGAGACGTTACGGGCGAAGCCCATCTCGTGCGTCACCACCACCATCGTTTTGCCCTCTTCGGCCAGCTTCTGCATGATGCGCAGCACTTCGCCAACGAGTTCAGGGTCCAGCGCGGAAGTCGGTTCGTCGAACAGCAGCACTTCGGGCTCCATCGCCAGCGCGCGCGCAATAGAGACACGCTGCTGCTGACCGCCGGAGAGATGCACCGGATATTTCATCTGCTGGCGCTCGTCGATACCCACTTTCGCCAGGTATTTCACCGCGCGCTCGCGGGCTTCCTGCTTGCTCAGGCCCAGCACCTGAATCGGTGCTTCCATCACGTTCTCCAGCACCGTCATGTGGCTCCAGAGGTTGAAGTGCTGGAACACCATCGTCAGGCGCGTACGCAGCAGGCGCAGCTGGTGTTTATCCGCAACCTTCAGCTGGCCGTCTTTGTCACGGACCAGGTTAATATTCTGCCCGCTCACCACAATCGAGCCTTCGCTCGGCTTTTCGAGGAAGTTAATGCAGCGCAGGAAGGTACTTTTACCCGAGCCGGATGAGCCGATGATACTGATCACGTCGCCCGCATTCGCCTGCAGCGACACCCCTTTCAGCACTTCATGTTCGCCGTAGCGTTTGTGCAAATCAATAACGTTTAATTTGTTCTCAGCCATCATCTTTCTCAGTGCGTCGAAGAAGGTTTTATATGCTGCAACCAGCGTTTTTCAGCCTTACGGAACAGGCTAATCAGAACATAAGAGATAATTAAATAGAGCACCGCCGCAATGCCAAACGCGGTAAACGGCTGATAGGTCGCGGAGTTAATATCGCGCGCGATTTTGAGCAGATCCGGCACCGTCGCGGTAAAGGCGAGCGCGGTGGAGTGCAGCATCAAAATCACTTCGTTACTGTACGCCGGTAACGCTATACGCAGTGCCGACGGTAGAATAATACAGCGATAAAGTTTCACCGAGGAAAAGCCGTACGCGCGCGCCGCTTCAATCTCGCCGTAAGGAACAGAGCGAATTGCCCCGGCGAAAATCTCGGTGGTGTAGGCGCAGGTGTTGAGCGTCAACGCCAGCACCGTACAGTTCAGGCCGCTGCGGAAGAACGCGTTCAGCATCTCAGTGCCTTTTACGATCTCAAGCGTGTACATCCCCGAATAGAACACCAGCAGCTGCACGTACAGCGGCGTACCGCGAAACACGTAGGTGAACAGCCAGATCGGGAACTGGATAAATTTATTGTTCGACACGCGGCCAATGGCAAGAAACACCGCCAGAATACCGCCCATCACCACGGAGGAGATCAGCAGCCAGAGGGTAATCGCCACGCCGGTAAAGCGGTAGCCATCCGTCCACAGCAGCGATTTCCAGTATTCCTGAATAATCTCAATCACAGGTCAGCCCTCTTCACACCCACGGAGTAGCGACGCTCGAGCAGAAGCAGCACACCATTGGAGGCGGTCGTAAAGACCAGATAAATCACGCCACAGACCACCGCAAAGTAGAACGGCTCCCAGGTGCTCTTACCCGCCAGCTGAGTCGCTTTCACGACGTCTTCCAGGCCGAGCAGCGAGACCAGCGCTGTCGCTTTGAGGATAACCTGCCAGTTGTTGCCGATACCCGGCAGCGCATAGCGCATCATGGCCGGGAACATAATTCGACGAAACGTTTGTGAAGAGGTAAAACCAAATGCGGTTGCCGCCTCAATGTGGCCTTTCGGCACGGCCATGTAGGCACCGCGGAAGGTTTCGGTGAAGTAGGCACCGTAGATAAAACCGAGGGTAATAATACCGGCCACCATCGGGTCGATATCAATTTGTCCCATGCCCATCGCGTCCGTTACGCTGTTCAGCGCAATCTGCAGACCGTAAAAGATAAGCAGCATTAGCACCAGATCGGGAACGCCGCGAATAAGCGTGGTGTAGCCTTCAAATATGAGCGCCAGCGGTTTGTTAGCTGAAAGCTTCGCCCCTGCGCCTGCCAGACCTATCAGCACCGCCAGCACCACGGAGCTGATAGCCAGCTCAAGGGTGACAAGCGCGCCCTGTAAAATAACGCCAGAAAATCCGTACAGCATACCGCGAGCCCTGTCGTATCGTGAGTGGTGGAACCGTGTCTTTTCCCCTCCCGCAGCGGGAGGGGCCGCACGTTATATGACGGGGCGATTAGCCACCGTAAACATTAAAATCAAAGTACTTTTTCGCCAGTTTGTCGTAGGTACCGTCAGCGCGCATTTCAGCGAAC from Enterobacter dykesii encodes the following:
- the folX gene encoding dihydroneopterin triphosphate 2'-epimerase is translated as MSQPDAIIRIKNLRLRTFIGIKEEEIANRQDIVINVVIHYPADKARASEDINDALNYRTITKNIIQYVENNRFSLLEKLTQDVLDIAREHHWVTYAEVEIDKLHALRYADSVSMTLSWRRQA
- a CDS encoding TIGR01777 family oxidoreductase; translated protein: MKILLTGGTGLIGRHLIARLQALHHDITVVTRSPEKARQVLGAGVDIWKNLAEQQNLDGFDAVINLAGEPIADKRWTEEQKQLLCSSRWNITEKLVELIRNSHTPPSVLISGSAVGYYGDLGEVVVTEEEPPHNEFTHKLCAQWERIACAAQSDRTRVCLLRTGVVLAPKGGILAKMLPPFRLGLGGPIGNGRQYLAWIHIDDMVNGILWLLDNDLRGPFNMVAPYPVRNEQFAHALGHALHRPAILRVPATVIRLMMGEASVLVLGGQRALPKRLEAAGFAFRWYELEEALGDVVTTK
- a CDS encoding HD domain-containing protein, translated to MQIEKRLKQLAEQNPNYSLLWAQWEFDKKLLSRALNTVSRDFPHYSLHDASHSSTIVTQIEKVIAPNIEHLSATDCWLILESCYWHDAGMLITHKDKESLLRDEGFISYLKHLSRSNGELSQHANIIIDEKKNGDIHKVLLMSNSLTFIIADYFRTKHAERSGTFVLDPTQVKIDSPRTILIPKRLFEFIASIVRCHGESREEILTLPKSNDGMDAGDYAHPRYIAALLRIGDLLDIDDGRFCPTLLSNIGDVPCSSHDHQKKHASIKHLYIDSDIIEIEAVCSGYGDFQAQQSWFEYIRDEFSYQKSIWNKIVPNSNYRPLPTIEKIDCRIDGLIALKGKVPRLSLDTKRVYEYLTGSQIYSEKYPFIRELVQNAIDATYYKIWEDILYNESINIHVDHQILRGVFNSELQAHPVSLTFTQLNDNEREILDINDAHYKLEIKDHGTGMDLLDFQKILEVGSVTSAFRSNLLNTMPAWARPSGYFGIGLQAAFKFCNKVIIKTKKINSPCYEMIVNNTKGKDFSFEIRKIEDARFAGTKITSFFDVPDAPLKIGVDKNGNEISFDPFMDDKGQAMSALFKSLVTDEFRTSKAMIEFNGEYINAISSRNFKRWESDYDIEVDYDLYVQLNDNTPPDFLFKGVPFDLKTPYKGISGEINIFSENAGYWLTIDRTKGRTDRIQNLNELYDKLIEKNLSEIRKSSPSPEETDFLFYAKYNNSINGIWKNFILNEQLISSYLFDGKSLLISDTKSNIKNINYLTVDDFVFECLGDIIKREKISFNVSFLREEKVGIRNFKIGIHEINFFPDGEQNTNIDIKIIEDMLPLMRQNPGRWVVPCFDKKFKQISLKHSLLPSNVFTAKSYNLWSDDMLVVLRDKNNLNEELDVIYEYYKNVCNRNLPKKIFVEKYKECWRRLGLI
- a CDS encoding helix-turn-helix transcriptional regulator — its product is MLPHRLKAARLKAGLSQQKLGILAGIDEATASARMNQYEKSIHTPDFALACKLAEVLNIPACYFYTVEDDLAEIIFHYYKK
- a CDS encoding GNAT family N-acetyltransferase; this encodes MATITTPRLHLTPFEPTDWAFFRSLREDRRIMRYMAAIAPEKETRRVFAARLMAEHVFVIRSLEDDTPLGDIGLQISPENREEADIGYTVVPAAQGKGIASEALRAVCDYAFNQTCVKAINAYVLADNGGSVRVLEKAGFVRTQVLEKAYEIDGVRYDDWVYRLECGAA
- the hisP gene encoding histidine ABC transporter ATP-binding protein HisP, with protein sequence MAENKLNVIDLHKRYGEHEVLKGVSLQANAGDVISIIGSSGSGKSTFLRCINFLEKPSEGSIVVSGQNINLVRDKDGQLKVADKHQLRLLRTRLTMVFQHFNLWSHMTVLENVMEAPIQVLGLSKQEARERAVKYLAKVGIDERQQMKYPVHLSGGQQQRVSIARALAMEPEVLLFDEPTSALDPELVGEVLRIMQKLAEEGKTMVVVTHEMGFARNVSNHVIFLHQGKIEEQGHPDEVLANPQSPRLQQFLKGSLK
- a CDS encoding ABC transporter permease → MIEIIQEYWKSLLWTDGYRFTGVAITLWLLISSVVMGGILAVFLAIGRVSNNKFIQFPIWLFTYVFRGTPLYVQLLVFYSGMYTLEIVKGTEMLNAFFRSGLNCTVLALTLNTCAYTTEIFAGAIRSVPYGEIEAARAYGFSSVKLYRCIILPSALRIALPAYSNEVILMLHSTALAFTATVPDLLKIARDINSATYQPFTAFGIAAVLYLIISYVLISLFRKAEKRWLQHIKPSSTH
- a CDS encoding histidine ABC transporter permease HisQ, which gives rise to MLYGFSGVILQGALVTLELAISSVVLAVLIGLAGAGAKLSANKPLALIFEGYTTLIRGVPDLVLMLLIFYGLQIALNSVTDAMGMGQIDIDPMVAGIITLGFIYGAYFTETFRGAYMAVPKGHIEAATAFGFTSSQTFRRIMFPAMMRYALPGIGNNWQVILKATALVSLLGLEDVVKATQLAGKSTWEPFYFAVVCGVIYLVFTTASNGVLLLLERRYSVGVKRADL